The following are encoded together in the Streptomyces sp. NBC_01465 genome:
- a CDS encoding GNAT family N-acetyltransferase, with translation MFAISLGDGAELKPLEPWRAGEFLAHVDRGREFIGQYIGFADVNKDLESARAFLQAYAEKQAADGGRIYGIWLDGTLVGGVLFRIFDTALETCEVGCWLEPSATGRGLVTRAIGVLIDWAVEERGMHRVEWMAASGNTASISVAKRLGMKHDGTLREAYPYKGVRHDEEIWSVLAPEWRAHRER, from the coding sequence ATGTTCGCGATATCGCTGGGCGACGGCGCTGAGCTGAAGCCCCTGGAGCCCTGGCGGGCCGGGGAGTTCCTGGCCCACGTCGACCGGGGCCGGGAGTTCATCGGCCAGTACATCGGCTTCGCCGACGTCAACAAGGACCTGGAGTCGGCACGGGCCTTCCTCCAGGCGTACGCCGAGAAGCAGGCCGCCGACGGGGGCCGCATCTATGGCATCTGGCTGGACGGCACCCTGGTCGGCGGCGTCCTCTTCCGTATCTTCGACACCGCCTTGGAAACCTGCGAGGTCGGCTGCTGGCTGGAGCCCTCGGCCACCGGGCGCGGGCTCGTCACCCGGGCGATCGGCGTGCTCATCGACTGGGCCGTCGAGGAGCGCGGAATGCACCGGGTGGAGTGGATGGCGGCCTCCGGCAACACCGCCAGCATCAGCGTCGCCAAGCGGCTCGGTATGAAGCACGACGGGACGCTGCGGGAGGCGTACCCGTACAAGGGCGTACGGCACGACGAGGAGATCTGGTCGGTCCTGGCACCCGAGTGGAGAGCTCACAGGGAACGTTAA
- a CDS encoding helix-turn-helix transcriptional regulator gives MLGTVENTSVSPVFVGRADELTTLNDALARAAAGEPQALLLGGEAGVGKTRLVEEFIAGACRGDAVVALGGCVEIGADGLPYAPFSTALRSLRRQLPDELAAAAEGQEDELARLLPEMGETGSNSRNEDGTARLFELTVRLLERIAADRTVVLVLEDMHWADASTRHLLSYIFRTLRRGRIVVLATYRADDIHRRHPLRPLLAELDRLRTVRRIELSRFTRSEVQRQLTGILAAEPDPRLADDIFARSDGNAFFVEELAVCSSNDCVTGISDSLRDLLMVRVETLPENAQRVVRFVAEGGSTVEYPLLAAVARLPEDDLIEALRAAVGANILLATPDGDGYRFRHSLVREAVSDDLLPGERSRLNRRCAEALEADPTLVRADERTTRLAGYWYYAHDAAKALPAVLNASVEARRRHAYSEQLRLLERAMEVWDSAPAEVRRALRPLDYADAYPACDCAPGSTAVLRYLDLMAEATVAARFCGERERALKICKKALRILEDGEPDPLRAAWFWTERSRLMQNLGRGDGWAEIAKAQELVRGLSPSAVHATVLATAAGWGMLHEPGPDSLAAAERAVEYAKLVDAEDIELNALLTLGTLLVDSGDVERGIAVMRDTLKRTGELGLIAELGRGHTNLASILEAVGRSREAIEVADAGVELARTYGLSDNEAWVRMNMAESLLSLGRWDDLVGCAQRVLDAAHSIAPRGGVTLQMAALALARGELDASAAHLAASLEHFGTHDPMPQHSIPVSRITLGIAAGQGRLDDARAELARTVEVGFAPGTQRFAWPLLFAAATAEANTRGLPSAEAGRDTILTLIRTTARKLATPAPVWLAFSLLVAAEADRAEGTDRSERWAEAVTALEKVERPYELAQARHHWAAALLAEGGDREAAGDLLRLVHAMAAQLGARPLSEETALLAQRARIPLTAPVPGDASAAPDDGFGLTSREQDVLRLVAAGRSNRQIAEELFISPKTASVHVSNILAKLGVTGRGEAAALAHRLRLFPQEPSDAEVTRAVG, from the coding sequence ATGCTCGGCACTGTGGAGAACACGTCCGTCAGCCCGGTGTTCGTCGGTCGTGCCGATGAACTCACCACCCTGAACGATGCGCTCGCCCGCGCTGCCGCGGGCGAGCCGCAGGCGTTGCTGCTCGGGGGCGAGGCCGGGGTCGGCAAGACCCGCCTCGTCGAGGAGTTCATCGCCGGGGCCTGCCGCGGAGACGCGGTCGTCGCGCTCGGCGGATGCGTCGAGATCGGCGCGGACGGACTCCCGTACGCCCCCTTCTCCACCGCGCTGCGCTCCCTGCGCCGCCAGCTGCCCGACGAGCTGGCCGCGGCCGCCGAGGGGCAGGAGGACGAACTGGCCCGGCTGCTGCCCGAAATGGGCGAGACCGGCAGCAACTCCCGCAACGAGGACGGCACCGCACGCCTCTTCGAGCTCACTGTCCGCCTGCTGGAGCGGATAGCCGCCGACCGCACGGTCGTGCTCGTCCTGGAGGACATGCACTGGGCGGACGCCTCCACCCGGCATCTGCTCTCCTACATCTTCCGCACCCTGCGCCGGGGCCGCATCGTCGTCCTCGCCACCTACCGGGCCGACGACATCCACCGCCGCCACCCGCTGCGCCCGCTCCTGGCCGAACTGGACCGGCTGCGTACGGTACGGCGCATCGAGCTCTCCCGCTTCACCCGCTCCGAGGTCCAGCGCCAGCTGACCGGAATCCTCGCCGCCGAACCCGACCCGCGCCTCGCCGACGACATCTTCGCCCGCTCCGACGGCAACGCCTTCTTCGTCGAAGAGCTCGCCGTCTGCAGCTCGAACGACTGCGTGACCGGCATCAGCGACTCCCTGCGCGACCTGCTCATGGTCCGGGTCGAGACGCTCCCCGAGAACGCTCAGCGCGTGGTGCGCTTCGTCGCCGAAGGCGGCTCCACCGTCGAATACCCGCTGCTCGCGGCGGTCGCCCGGCTCCCGGAGGACGACCTCATCGAGGCGCTGCGGGCCGCCGTCGGCGCCAACATCCTGCTGGCCACCCCGGACGGCGACGGCTACCGCTTCCGGCACTCCCTGGTACGCGAGGCCGTCAGCGACGACCTGCTGCCGGGCGAGCGCTCCAGGCTCAACCGGCGCTGCGCGGAGGCCCTGGAGGCCGACCCCACGCTGGTACGGGCGGACGAGCGCACCACCCGCCTGGCCGGCTACTGGTACTACGCGCACGACGCCGCCAAAGCCCTGCCCGCCGTACTGAACGCCTCCGTCGAGGCGCGGCGCCGGCACGCCTACTCCGAGCAACTGCGGCTCCTGGAGCGGGCGATGGAGGTCTGGGACAGCGCCCCCGCCGAGGTGCGGCGCGCCCTGCGGCCCCTCGACTACGCCGATGCCTACCCGGCCTGCGACTGCGCGCCCGGCTCCACGGCAGTCCTGCGCTATCTCGACCTGATGGCCGAGGCGACCGTCGCCGCCCGCTTCTGCGGGGAACGCGAACGCGCCCTGAAGATCTGCAAGAAGGCACTGCGGATCCTCGAGGACGGGGAGCCCGACCCCCTGCGCGCCGCCTGGTTCTGGACCGAGCGCTCCCGGCTGATGCAGAACCTGGGCCGGGGCGACGGCTGGGCGGAGATCGCGAAGGCCCAGGAGCTGGTGCGCGGCCTCTCGCCGTCCGCCGTGCACGCGACCGTGCTCGCCACCGCCGCAGGCTGGGGCATGCTCCACGAGCCCGGCCCCGACAGCCTCGCCGCCGCCGAGCGCGCCGTGGAGTACGCGAAGCTGGTCGACGCCGAAGACATCGAACTGAACGCCCTGCTCACCCTCGGCACACTCCTCGTCGACTCCGGTGACGTCGAGCGGGGCATCGCCGTCATGCGCGACACCCTCAAGCGCACCGGTGAGCTGGGCCTGATCGCCGAACTCGGGCGCGGCCACACGAACCTGGCCTCGATCCTCGAAGCCGTCGGCCGCTCCCGCGAGGCGATCGAGGTGGCCGACGCCGGAGTCGAACTGGCCCGCACCTACGGCCTGAGCGACAACGAGGCCTGGGTCCGTATGAACATGGCCGAGTCGCTCCTCTCGCTCGGCCGCTGGGACGACCTCGTGGGCTGCGCCCAACGCGTGCTCGACGCCGCGCACAGCATCGCGCCGCGCGGCGGCGTCACCCTGCAGATGGCCGCCCTCGCCCTGGCCCGCGGCGAACTCGACGCATCCGCGGCCCACTTGGCTGCTTCACTCGAACACTTCGGCACCCACGACCCGATGCCCCAGCACTCGATCCCGGTCTCCAGGATCACCCTGGGGATCGCCGCCGGACAGGGCCGCCTCGACGACGCCCGCGCCGAACTGGCCCGCACCGTGGAGGTCGGCTTCGCGCCCGGCACCCAGCGCTTCGCCTGGCCACTGCTGTTCGCCGCGGCCACCGCCGAGGCGAACACCCGCGGACTGCCCTCCGCGGAAGCCGGACGCGACACCATCCTGACCCTGATCCGCACGACCGCGCGCAAGCTCGCCACCCCGGCACCCGTCTGGCTGGCGTTCTCCCTCCTCGTCGCCGCCGAGGCCGACCGCGCCGAGGGCACCGACCGCTCCGAGCGCTGGGCCGAGGCGGTCACCGCCCTGGAAAAGGTGGAGCGCCCGTACGAACTCGCCCAGGCCCGCCACCACTGGGCGGCCGCACTCCTCGCCGAGGGCGGCGACCGCGAGGCCGCCGGGGACCTGCTCAGGCTGGTCCACGCCATGGCTGCCCAGCTGGGCGCCCGGCCTCTGAGCGAGGAGACCGCACTGCTCGCCCAGCGCGCCCGGATCCCGCTCACCGCACCCGTCCCCGGCGACGCATCCGCCGCCCCGGACGACGGTTTCGGCCTGACCAGCCGGGAACAGGACGTGCTGCGTCTGGTCGCGGCCGGCCGGTCCAACCGTCAGATCGCCGAGGAGCTGTTCATCTCGCCCAAGACGGCGAGCGTGCACGTCTCCAACATCCTGGCGAAGCTGGGCGTCACGGGCCGCGGCGAGGCCGCCGCACTCGCCCACCGGCTGCGGCTGTTCCCGCAGGAGCCCTCGGACGCGGAGGTCACTCGGGCCGTCGGATGA
- a CDS encoding DUF6191 domain-containing protein, with the protein MFNMIEQLFAPSRKHTDDEQKRLELSRVELGDTDPGRGPIDLTSGKVVIRRPE; encoded by the coding sequence ATGTTCAACATGATCGAGCAGCTGTTCGCGCCGTCGCGCAAGCACACCGACGACGAACAGAAGCGCCTGGAGCTGTCCCGGGTCGAGCTGGGAGACACCGACCCGGGCCGGGGACCGATAGACCTGACCTCGGGCAAGGTGGTCATCCGACGGCCCGAGTGA
- a CDS encoding PQQ-dependent sugar dehydrogenase has product MTVRTVQRPAVAAALTAAVLLLSAGCSSSSGGEAAPTHTNPRATAPFTPSPSGGPSAEAPPAKGSVKVVSTLTTGLKSPWGLAPLPDGDLLVSSRDEGTITRIDGKSGKKTLVGSVPGVAPGGEGGLLGIALSPSYASDQMVYAYFTTASDNRIARMLYDEKQPAGRQLGAPDTIFKGIHKGSIHNGGRIAFGPDKMLYAGAGETGERGLAQEKNALAGKILRMTPDGQPAPGNPDADSVVYTYGHRNVQGLAWDAQNRLWASEFGQDTWDELNLIEPGRNYGWPVVEGKEKKEGYVDPVEQWHTSDASPSGIAVVQGSVWMAGLRGERLWRIPLDGAKPVAEPQAFLEGEYGRLRTVVAAGGDRLWLVTSETDSRGTPSAGDDRILQLEVR; this is encoded by the coding sequence ATGACCGTGCGAACTGTGCAACGACCAGCCGTGGCAGCCGCGTTGACCGCTGCGGTGCTGCTGCTGTCCGCCGGGTGCTCCTCGTCGTCGGGGGGCGAAGCGGCGCCCACCCACACCAATCCCAGAGCGACCGCCCCCTTCACCCCCTCCCCCTCGGGCGGGCCGTCCGCCGAGGCGCCTCCGGCCAAGGGTTCCGTGAAGGTCGTCTCCACCCTCACCACGGGCCTCAAGTCGCCCTGGGGGCTCGCTCCGCTGCCGGACGGGGATCTGCTGGTCTCCTCGCGGGACGAGGGGACGATCACGCGGATCGACGGGAAGAGCGGGAAGAAGACGCTGGTCGGGTCCGTTCCCGGGGTCGCGCCCGGCGGGGAGGGCGGGCTGCTGGGGATCGCGCTCTCTCCTTCGTACGCCTCGGACCAGATGGTCTATGCGTACTTCACCACCGCGTCCGACAACCGCATCGCGCGGATGCTGTACGACGAGAAGCAGCCCGCCGGGCGTCAGCTGGGCGCTCCGGACACCATCTTCAAGGGCATCCACAAGGGCTCGATCCACAACGGCGGGCGGATCGCCTTCGGCCCGGACAAGATGCTCTACGCGGGGGCGGGCGAGACGGGCGAGCGCGGGCTGGCCCAGGAGAAGAACGCCCTCGCGGGGAAGATCCTGCGGATGACGCCGGACGGGCAGCCGGCCCCCGGCAATCCCGATGCGGACTCCGTGGTCTACACGTACGGGCACCGGAATGTGCAGGGTCTCGCCTGGGACGCCCAGAACCGGCTGTGGGCCTCGGAGTTCGGCCAGGACACCTGGGACGAGCTGAATCTGATCGAACCGGGGAGGAACTACGGCTGGCCCGTGGTCGAGGGCAAGGAGAAGAAGGAGGGCTACGTCGATCCGGTGGAGCAGTGGCACACCTCCGACGCCTCGCCGAGCGGTATCGCCGTGGTCCAGGGGTCGGTCTGGATGGCGGGGCTGCGCGGGGAGCGGCTCTGGCGGATCCCGCTGGACGGCGCGAAGCCGGTGGCCGAGCCGCAGGCGTTCCTCGAGGGCGAGTACGGACGGCTGCGCACGGTGGTCGCCGCGGGCGGGGACCGGCTCTGGCTGGTGACCAGTGAGACGGACTCGCGGGGCACGCCCTCGGCGGGGGACGACCGGATTCTTCAGCTGGAGGTGCGGTAG
- a CDS encoding aldo/keto reductase: protein MERRTIGAAALEVGAIGLGCMPMSWAYSGSEQSGSRSLRAVHTALDAGSSLLDTADMYGPFTNELLLGRVLKERRADAFVSTKCGLLVGEQHVVADGRPSYVRRACDASLRRLGTDVIDLYQLHRADPEVPVEETWGAMAELVGAGKVRALGFCAVGARAARRSGARLHDQTVRQLERVQQVFPVSAVQAELSVWSPEALDALLPWCEARGVGFLAAMPLGNGFLAGRLTPGQGFEPDDVRARHPRFTAEMMAANQPVVAGLRRIARRHGEETTPAQVALAWVLGRGRQVVPVPGAKREEWVRENAGAAGLVLTDADLTEIAGLPPAQGSWD, encoded by the coding sequence GTGGAGCGCAGGACAATCGGGGCGGCGGCGCTCGAAGTGGGCGCGATCGGGCTCGGATGCATGCCGATGAGCTGGGCCTACAGCGGATCCGAGCAGAGCGGGAGCCGTTCGCTGCGGGCCGTGCACACCGCGCTGGACGCAGGTTCCTCGCTGCTGGACACGGCCGACATGTACGGCCCGTTCACCAATGAACTGCTCCTGGGCCGGGTGCTCAAGGAGCGGCGGGCGGACGCCTTCGTCTCCACCAAGTGCGGGCTCCTGGTGGGCGAGCAGCATGTGGTGGCCGACGGGCGGCCGAGTTATGTACGGAGGGCGTGCGACGCCTCGCTGCGGCGGCTCGGCACCGATGTGATCGACCTCTATCAGCTGCACCGGGCCGATCCCGAGGTGCCGGTGGAGGAGACCTGGGGTGCGATGGCGGAGCTGGTGGGCGCGGGGAAGGTGCGGGCGCTGGGGTTCTGTGCGGTCGGGGCGCGTGCGGCACGGCGTTCGGGCGCGCGGCTGCACGACCAGACTGTGCGGCAACTCGAGCGTGTGCAGCAGGTGTTCCCGGTGAGCGCGGTCCAGGCGGAGCTCTCGGTGTGGTCGCCGGAGGCGCTGGATGCGCTGCTGCCGTGGTGCGAGGCGCGGGGGGTCGGATTTCTGGCGGCGATGCCGCTGGGGAACGGCTTCCTGGCGGGGAGGCTGACGCCGGGGCAGGGCTTCGAGCCGGACGACGTACGGGCCAGGCATCCGCGCTTCACGGCCGAGATGATGGCGGCCAATCAGCCGGTGGTGGCCGGGCTGCGGCGGATCGCGCGGCGCCACGGCGAGGAGACGACTCCGGCGCAGGTGGCGCTCGCCTGGGTGCTGGGGAGGGGGCGGCAGGTGGTGCCGGTGCCCGGGGCCAAGCGCGAGGAGTGGGTGAGGGAGAACGCAGGGGCGGCGGGGCTGGTGCTGACCGACGCGGATCTGACGGAGATAGCGGGGCTGCCGCCGGCGCAAGGTTCCTGGGACTGA
- a CDS encoding 2-hydroxyacid dehydrogenase yields MTADVWLPIPPDEIQGLPDNLTYRFWDGGPNYPGDPADCAFYVVPYMKRRPVKIGPLVDLPNLKVIQTLTAGVDDILSVLGELPPGIQLCNARGVHEASTAEMALTLTLASLRGIPEFVRGQQKEQWQSVFRPALADRSVLIVGYGAIGAAIEDRLVPFECARVARVARSARDTARGPVHPISALPELLPDADVVILSTPLTAETEGLADADFLARMKDGALLVNVARGPVVDTKALLAELTSGRITAALDVTDPEPLPAGHPLWQAPGVLISPHVGGPTSAFLPRAKRLLAAQLTRYAAAEPLENVVLTTP; encoded by the coding sequence ATGACTGCTGATGTGTGGCTCCCCATCCCGCCCGACGAGATCCAGGGCCTTCCCGACAACCTCACCTACCGCTTCTGGGACGGCGGCCCCAACTACCCGGGCGATCCGGCGGACTGCGCCTTCTACGTCGTCCCTTACATGAAGCGCCGTCCGGTAAAGATCGGGCCGCTGGTGGATCTGCCGAACCTCAAGGTGATCCAGACCCTCACCGCCGGAGTGGACGACATCCTGTCCGTGCTCGGCGAGTTGCCGCCGGGCATCCAGCTCTGCAACGCACGCGGAGTGCACGAGGCCAGCACGGCCGAGATGGCGCTCACGCTGACCCTCGCCTCGCTGCGCGGCATCCCCGAGTTCGTACGAGGACAGCAGAAGGAGCAGTGGCAGTCGGTCTTCCGGCCCGCGCTCGCCGACCGGTCCGTGCTGATCGTCGGGTACGGGGCGATCGGGGCCGCGATCGAGGACCGGCTCGTGCCCTTCGAGTGTGCGCGGGTGGCGCGCGTCGCGCGCTCCGCACGTGACACCGCGCGCGGCCCCGTGCACCCGATTTCCGCGCTGCCCGAACTCCTCCCGGACGCCGACGTGGTGATCCTCTCCACTCCGCTCACCGCGGAGACCGAAGGACTGGCGGACGCCGACTTCCTGGCCCGGATGAAGGACGGTGCGCTGCTGGTCAACGTGGCCCGCGGTCCTGTGGTCGACACCAAGGCGCTGCTCGCCGAACTGACGAGTGGTCGGATCACTGCGGCCCTGGACGTCACCGACCCGGAACCGCTCCCCGCGGGCCATCCGCTCTGGCAGGCGCCCGGAGTGCTGATCAGCCCGCACGTGGGCGGCCCCACCTCGGCCTTCCTGCCGCGCGCCAAGCGGCTGCTGGCGGCCCAGCTCACCCGTTACGCCGCCGCCGAACCCCTCGAAAACGTCGTCCTGACCACCCCATAG
- a CDS encoding putative bifunctional diguanylate cyclase/phosphodiesterase, translated as MSAQGALLSRSPVTGGPSALLSQLLLALVCGGYATGAAFGWGSPEMALVMGDFGLAVAAALASVSCFVYARTHETRFRPAWLLFAFSSAMAACGNTVWGWYEVVLREPVPSPSLADLFFLCFAPPAIVGLLVLAKRPVTRAGWVCLALDSWLIGGSLLTLSWSLALAHTAHLEGRHESVAHAALSLAYPLLDIVLVSMVLALHFRRSNANRSAINTAIAALALTVLSDALFTSPLLRDNYRSGQLLDAGWFAGSLLLAYAPWGARRASRPLPHVTVREEHAPALPGLRNASRPIASSLAALTPYLAAAVCTLGILYNVVEGRRVDRFVVFTGCTVVLALVVRQGIMLVDNIALTHELAQKENHFRSLVQGSSDVIMIAAPTGVLRYVSPAASGVYGRDAEDLIGSELASLIHPEDLGLVVHEVRRFLATSPAQEPTTRIECRFRSGTGDWLNVESTVKRHQGGLIFNSRDVTERVRLQAQLQHNAEHDPLTDLPNRALFTQRVRKALSGRRVTDHGTAVLFIDLDGFKAVNDTIGHQAGDELLIQAARRLQDSVRVADTAARLGGDEFAALILGDGGRDHAAREYQVHEIADRLRLTLSQPYRIEGSEVRVAASIGVAFAEPGITPTDLMRNADLAMYRAKAGGKDRVELYAPQMQADVVRRTELAARLRTALHDGEFALLHQPVVSLTTGRITAVAAQARWRSAQGILFTPAEFLRVQETGESEAGARTAELGRWLLEEAVEQAAERSAAGHEAPVAVRISARRLLDKSMPLGSIEALLTRHGLPSGALVVEISDSDPRVPFEDLERRLMALRRLGVRIALDGFGSGYAAINALRRLPIDVLKLDRGLVEGVVESARLHKITSGLLRIACDLGMQSVADGVDVPEQVIALRAMGCTHGQGMAFSGPLDEYRLRRALSRGDFPVPGSPGGNGRPVLLGTHPSHPSVHPFVRSNNETPVPPT; from the coding sequence GTGAGCGCCCAGGGAGCGCTGCTCTCACGGTCGCCGGTCACCGGCGGTCCGTCCGCGCTGCTCTCCCAACTCCTCCTCGCCCTGGTGTGCGGAGGCTATGCCACCGGCGCGGCATTCGGCTGGGGCTCACCCGAAATGGCCCTGGTCATGGGCGACTTCGGGCTCGCCGTCGCGGCCGCACTCGCCTCCGTCTCCTGCTTCGTCTACGCACGTACGCACGAGACCCGTTTTCGGCCCGCCTGGCTGCTCTTCGCCTTCTCGTCCGCGATGGCCGCCTGCGGCAACACCGTCTGGGGCTGGTACGAGGTCGTCCTGCGCGAACCGGTGCCCAGTCCCTCGCTCGCCGACCTCTTCTTCCTCTGCTTCGCCCCGCCCGCCATCGTCGGACTGCTCGTCCTCGCCAAACGCCCCGTCACCCGCGCCGGCTGGGTCTGTCTGGCACTGGACTCCTGGCTCATCGGCGGCTCGCTGCTGACACTCTCCTGGAGCCTGGCCCTCGCGCACACCGCGCATCTGGAGGGCCGGCACGAGAGCGTGGCGCACGCGGCCCTGTCGCTCGCCTATCCGCTCCTGGACATCGTGCTGGTCTCGATGGTCCTGGCCCTGCACTTCCGCAGGTCGAACGCCAACCGCTCGGCGATCAACACCGCCATCGCGGCCCTCGCCCTGACCGTGCTCTCCGACGCCCTGTTCACCTCGCCGCTGCTGCGCGACAACTACCGCTCGGGCCAGCTCCTGGACGCCGGGTGGTTCGCCGGTTCGCTGCTCCTGGCGTACGCACCCTGGGGCGCCCGCCGCGCATCACGGCCCCTCCCGCACGTCACGGTGCGTGAGGAGCACGCCCCCGCCCTGCCGGGCCTCCGCAACGCCAGCCGCCCCATTGCCAGTTCGCTGGCCGCCCTCACCCCGTACCTCGCGGCCGCGGTCTGCACCCTGGGCATCCTCTACAACGTGGTCGAAGGCCGCCGGGTGGACCGGTTCGTCGTCTTCACCGGCTGCACGGTGGTGCTCGCCCTGGTCGTACGGCAGGGCATCATGCTCGTCGACAACATCGCCCTCACCCATGAACTGGCGCAGAAGGAGAACCACTTCCGCTCCCTGGTGCAGGGCTCCAGCGACGTCATCATGATCGCCGCCCCCACCGGCGTCCTGCGGTACGTCTCCCCGGCCGCCTCCGGGGTCTACGGCCGGGACGCCGAGGACCTCATCGGCTCCGAGCTCGCCTCGCTCATCCACCCCGAGGACCTGGGGCTCGTGGTCCACGAAGTACGCCGTTTTCTGGCCACCTCGCCCGCGCAGGAGCCCACGACCCGGATCGAATGCCGCTTCCGCTCCGGTACGGGGGACTGGCTCAACGTCGAGTCCACCGTCAAGCGCCACCAGGGCGGCCTGATCTTCAACAGCCGCGACGTCACCGAACGGGTGCGCCTGCAGGCCCAGTTGCAGCACAACGCCGAGCACGACCCGCTCACCGACCTGCCCAACCGCGCCCTGTTCACCCAGCGCGTGCGCAAGGCGCTCAGCGGCCGCAGAGTGACCGATCACGGCACGGCGGTGCTCTTCATCGACCTCGACGGCTTCAAGGCGGTGAACGACACCATCGGCCACCAAGCCGGCGACGAGCTGCTGATCCAGGCCGCCCGCCGCCTCCAGGACTCGGTACGGGTGGCCGACACCGCGGCGCGCCTCGGCGGTGACGAGTTCGCCGCCCTGATCCTGGGCGACGGCGGCCGCGACCACGCGGCCCGCGAGTACCAGGTCCACGAGATCGCCGACCGGCTGCGCCTCACCCTCTCCCAGCCGTACCGCATCGAGGGCAGCGAGGTACGGGTCGCCGCCTCCATCGGCGTCGCCTTCGCCGAGCCGGGCATCACCCCGACCGACCTGATGCGCAACGCGGACCTCGCCATGTACCGCGCCAAGGCGGGCGGCAAGGACCGCGTCGAGCTCTACGCCCCGCAGATGCAGGCCGACGTCGTACGGCGCACGGAGCTGGCCGCCCGGCTGCGGACGGCCCTGCACGACGGGGAGTTCGCCCTGTTGCACCAGCCGGTGGTCAGCCTCACCACGGGCAGGATCACCGCCGTCGCCGCCCAGGCCCGCTGGCGTTCGGCCCAGGGGATCCTGTTCACCCCGGCCGAATTCCTGCGCGTACAGGAGACGGGGGAGTCCGAGGCGGGCGCCCGTACGGCCGAGCTCGGGCGGTGGCTGCTAGAAGAGGCCGTGGAGCAGGCCGCCGAGAGGTCCGCCGCGGGCCACGAGGCGCCCGTGGCGGTCAGGATCTCCGCGCGCAGACTGCTGGACAAGTCCATGCCGCTCGGCTCGATCGAAGCGCTGCTGACCCGGCACGGGCTGCCCTCGGGGGCCCTGGTCGTGGAGATCTCCGACAGCGACCCACGGGTCCCCTTCGAGGACCTGGAGCGGCGGCTGATGGCGCTGCGCAGGCTCGGCGTACGCATCGCGCTGGACGGATTCGGCAGCGGTTACGCCGCCATCAACGCACTGCGCCGACTGCCCATCGACGTACTGAAACTGGACCGCGGTCTGGTCGAGGGCGTCGTCGAATCGGCCAGACTGCACAAGATCACCAGCGGTCTGCTGAGGATCGCCTGCGACCTCGGCATGCAGTCCGTGGCCGACGGCGTGGACGTCCCCGAACAGGTCATCGCCCTGCGCGCGATGGGCTGTACGCACGGGCAGGGGATGGCCTTCTCCGGGCCGCTGGACGAGTACCGGCTGCGGCGCGCGCTGTCCCGCGGGGACTTCCCCGTCCCCGGCTCACCGGGCGGCAACGGACGGCCCGTACTGCTGGGGACCCATCCGAGTCACCCCTCCGTTCATCCCTTCGTGCGCTCAAATAATGAGACGCCCGTCCCACCCACTTGA